The window GCGATCGGTGAAGGCCCCGTAGTGGTAAAGCACCGACACCATCGGCTGAGAAAACACCAGCAAAGCCGCCGCACAGGGCAAAGCCAGCAGCAGCACGAGGCGCAAGCCCCAGTCGAGCATGGCGGCATAACGCTCGCTGTCCCCCGTGGCTTTGGCGGCTGCCAATTGCGGCATCAGCACCACGCCCAAAGCCACGCCCAAAATGGCGGTCGGAAACTCCATCAAACGGTCGGCATAGGTCAACCAGCTGACGCTGCCCGGCGCCAGGTGCGAGGCGATCTGCGTGTTGATGAGCAAGGAAATTTGGGCCACCCCCACGCCCAGCAAGGCTGGGCCCATCAGGCGCAAGATGTTCAAGGTGGCGGGGTTGGTCCAAGCTTTTTGAACAGCGCGGGGGCCGACACCCAAACGGGGCAACAAACCCAGCCGGGACAAGGCCGGAATCTGCACCGCCAACTGCAGAGCCCCGCCCACCATCACCCCCACAGGCAAGGCATAGATGGCCTCCACACCCTGCTTGGCCAACCAGGGCGACAAAAACCAGGTGGCTGCAATCACACTCACATTCAGCAGCACGGGCGTGGCCGCAGGCACGGCAAATCGCTTCCAGGTGTTCAAAATGCCGGCCGACAAAGCCACCATGGACATGAAGGCGATGTAGGGAAACATCCAGCGCGTCATGTTGACAGCAGCTACGTAGCCCCGGGCGTCTTGCTGCAAACCACTGGCCATCAACCAGACCAGCCAGGGCGAGACCAGAACACCCAAGATGGACAAAGCCAAAACCGACCAGGCCAGGGCCGTGGCCACGCTGTCAATCACTTCCTGGGTGGCCTGGTCGCCATGCTGGGCGCGGCTGGCAGCCAGCACGGGCACGAAGGCCTGGCTAAAAGCCCCTTCGGCAAACAGCCGCCGAAACAGGTTGGGAATGCGGAAAGCCACATTAAAAGCGTCGGTGAGGGCGCTGGCGCCGAACATCGAGGCGATCAGCAACTCGCGCACCAAACCCGTGACCCGGGAGGCCAGGGTAAAAATCGACACAACAGAGGCAGATCGGAGGAGGCTCACAGGGTTTGAGTGTAGCGGCCACTTCCGAGCATGTCCGCCATGCCACGGTTCCGTGAGGGATTGGAGCGCAGGCATGGCTTGGCGGTGCGCCAGCAGTGGCGAACACCGTTTGAAGGTCTGCTAGAATGTTGGGTTCGCTGGACATCATCCTCAGACACTGAAAGAACTTTTATATGGCATCCGCTAAACCCAAAAAGAAAAACCCCCGTCTTGCTTCCGGCCGTAAACGCGTCCGCCAAGACGTCAAAATCAACGCTGCGAACTCTTCGCTGCGCTCTAAATACCGCACTGCTGTGAAGAACGTCGAAAAGGCGGTCTTGGCAGGCGACAAAACCAAAGCCACAGAGTTGTTTGCCAAGATGCAAACCGTGGTGGACACCATTGCCGACAAGGGCATTTTCCACAAGAACAAGGCTGCTCGTGACAAGAGCCGCCTGAGCGCCAAAGTCAAGACTTTGGCTCTCGCCGCAGACTGATCCGCTCTAACAGATCAACAGCCCGGCGAGGCTTAGTCCTCGCTGCCGTTTGAAACGGGTGCGCTGTCCACGAACACTGAACCGCCTTGGTGCAAACCTTGGCGGTTTTTTCATGGGCGCTCTCAATTCGCTGGGGGCAGGGCATTGGCGGGTTCCTCATGACTCGCTTCGCTCGTAAAAATCGTCACCCACCAATGCCCTGCCCCAGCTGAGCGAACGGGCCATAAAAAAACCGCCCTTGGGCGGTTGGTTCTTGGGTCTTATTGGGGTGGAGGTGGATCAGGCAACAAACAGGCCTCGGCCACTTGCAAGCCGTTGTCACGCGCAAAGTTCATCACGAAATCCCAGGCCATGACGTTGTGATCGCGAAGTTCGTGGTTCACGATCACACACTTGATCCCGGCCAGTGTGGTGGGAATGCACCAAGGGGAATAGCTCAAGTGGCTGCCGGGAACCGCGCCGCCGGGTCGAAAGGGGCTCATGACGCCCGCCAAGCGTTCGGCCCAGTCGCTGGGTCTGAAAGGCTTGCCGTCCTGGGTGATGCCCTGGATGAAAACTTCTTTGGCGTTGTTGGAAACCATCGGATAGAGGTGTGAATCAATCGGACCCGCAGCGCGGGATCACCGCCCACGGGTTAACCCAAGTATTGTATCTTATATAAGACTTGAGACCACCACAAAACCCCTCAGTGAATGGCAGAAATGGACGGACAAGGACCGGCCCTTTCTGCCTCTAAAATCTGGTTTCAGCGGCCCTTCTTCGTTGGGCCGATTTTTATTTCAGGAGTTCACGCATGTCCGCTTTCATTGAAGCCGCCTCACCGCA is drawn from Limnohabitans sp. 63ED37-2 and contains these coding sequences:
- the rpsT gene encoding 30S ribosomal protein S20, translating into MASAKPKKKNPRLASGRKRVRQDVKINAANSSLRSKYRTAVKNVEKAVLAGDKTKATELFAKMQTVVDTIADKGIFHKNKAARDKSRLSAKVKTLALAAD
- a CDS encoding DUF3579 domain-containing protein — its product is MVSNNAKEVFIQGITQDGKPFRPSDWAERLAGVMSPFRPGGAVPGSHLSYSPWCIPTTLAGIKCVIVNHELRDHNVMAWDFVMNFARDNGLQVAEACLLPDPPPPQ
- the murJ gene encoding murein biosynthesis integral membrane protein MurJ; the protein is MSLLRSASVVSIFTLASRVTGLVRELLIASMFGASALTDAFNVAFRIPNLFRRLFAEGAFSQAFVPVLAASRAQHGDQATQEVIDSVATALAWSVLALSILGVLVSPWLVWLMASGLQQDARGYVAAVNMTRWMFPYIAFMSMVALSAGILNTWKRFAVPAATPVLLNVSVIAATWFLSPWLAKQGVEAIYALPVGVMVGGALQLAVQIPALSRLGLLPRLGVGPRAVQKAWTNPATLNILRLMGPALLGVGVAQISLLINTQIASHLAPGSVSWLTYADRLMEFPTAILGVALGVVLMPQLAAAKATGDSERYAAMLDWGLRLVLLLALPCAAALLVFSQPMVSVLYHYGAFTDRDVQQTTLALTGYGVGLLGLVAIKVLAPGYYASQDIRTPVRIAVIVLVLTQFFNVLLVPYLAHAGLALSIGLGALVNALWLLVGLLRRGSYKPQPGWWRFGLQVLLATALLTGLLWFAANHLPWVAMRQEAWLRIGWMVTVLATSALLYFGVLWATGLRLKAFLKR